The following coding sequences are from one Salinicoccus sp. Bachu38 window:
- the guaB gene encoding IMP dehydrogenase has product MWERKFEKEGLTFDDVLLVPAHSEVLPKEVDLSVQLSESIRLNIPVLSAGMDTVTESAMAIAIARQGGLGVIHKNMSIERQRDEVEKVKRSENGVIKDPFFLTKEEQVFAAEHLMGKYRISGVPIVNNPEEKKLIGIITNRDLRFIEDYSKPIDDVMTKENLITAEVGTTLDEAAQILQKYRIEKLPLVDEDNILKGLITIKDIEKVIEFPGAAKDSQGRLLVAGAIGIAKETDKRAEELIAAGVDALVIDTAHGHSEGVLKAIRDVRDKFPDITLIAGNVATAEGTKALIDAGVDVVKVGIGPGSICTTRVVSGVGVPQITAVYDAASEARKHGKTIIADGGIKLSGDIVKALAAGGHAVMLGSLLAGTSESPGETEIFQGRRYKTYRGMGSLGAMEKGSKDRYFQEDSEAKKFVPEGIEGRTEYKGPLSDTIYQLMGGLRSGMGYTGSQNLEALREDSQFVKITGAGLIESHPHNVQITKESPNYSR; this is encoded by the coding sequence ATGTGGGAAAGAAAGTTTGAAAAAGAGGGTTTGACGTTTGATGATGTGCTGCTGGTACCGGCGCATTCAGAAGTATTACCGAAAGAAGTGGATCTGTCCGTACAGCTGTCCGAGAGCATCAGGCTGAACATACCGGTTTTGAGTGCAGGCATGGATACGGTGACTGAATCTGCCATGGCGATTGCGATTGCACGCCAGGGGGGTCTTGGTGTCATCCATAAGAACATGTCGATTGAACGCCAGCGTGATGAGGTGGAGAAGGTCAAGCGTTCCGAGAACGGTGTCATCAAAGATCCCTTCTTCCTGACGAAGGAGGAGCAGGTGTTTGCAGCAGAGCATCTGATGGGCAAATACCGTATTTCCGGTGTTCCAATCGTCAACAATCCGGAAGAGAAGAAACTGATCGGCATCATTACAAACCGTGACCTGCGTTTCATCGAAGACTATTCAAAACCGATTGATGATGTAATGACGAAGGAGAATCTTATTACTGCTGAAGTGGGTACGACACTGGATGAAGCGGCACAGATTCTTCAGAAATACAGAATTGAAAAACTCCCACTGGTCGATGAAGACAATATATTAAAAGGACTCATCACAATAAAAGACATCGAGAAGGTCATCGAATTCCCCGGTGCTGCCAAAGATAGCCAGGGGCGTCTGCTTGTGGCGGGTGCCATCGGCATCGCCAAAGAGACGGACAAGCGTGCTGAAGAGCTTATCGCAGCCGGGGTGGATGCGCTCGTCATCGATACGGCGCATGGACACTCGGAAGGTGTACTCAAAGCGATCCGTGATGTCCGCGATAAATTCCCTGATATCACGCTGATTGCCGGAAACGTGGCAACAGCGGAAGGCACGAAAGCACTGATCGACGCAGGTGTCGATGTAGTCAAAGTCGGCATCGGTCCGGGTTCCATCTGTACAACACGGGTGGTTTCAGGTGTTGGTGTTCCTCAGATCACTGCAGTCTATGACGCAGCGAGTGAGGCAAGGAAACATGGTAAGACGATCATTGCAGATGGCGGCATCAAGCTGTCCGGCGACATCGTCAAAGCACTTGCAGCCGGGGGACATGCTGTCATGCTCGGCAGCCTGCTTGCAGGGACGAGCGAATCTCCAGGGGAGACTGAAATCTTCCAGGGGAGAAGATATAAGACATACCGTGGCATGGGTTCACTGGGGGCGATGGAGAAAGGCTCCAAGGACCGCTATTTCCAGGAGGATTCGGAAGCGAAGAAATTTGTTCCTGAAGGCATTGAAGGGCGTACAGAGTATAAGGGGCCACTCAGCGATACAATCTATCAGCTGATGGGTGGATTGAGATCCGGCATGGGCTATACGGGATCACAGAACCTTGAGGCTCTGAGGGAGGACTCCCAATTCGTCAAGATTACGGGTGCAGGACTGATCGAGAGTCACCCGCACAATGTCCAGATCACTAAAGAATCCCCGAACTACTCTAGATAA
- a CDS encoding general stress protein yields the protein MNYFELYDSQEAVLDRITQLKAEGYYEEDIHLMGRDDKEFEALEYTEVVYHIHVTGDIGLKEILARNEPAERFLHDYELDEDEIERYLFKISEGNYLMFYADLDLMERREEQQEREESAEADFKGEVKDPE from the coding sequence GTGAATTATTTCGAACTGTATGATAGTCAGGAAGCAGTGCTCGATCGGATTACACAGTTGAAAGCTGAAGGGTATTATGAAGAGGATATCCATCTTATGGGCCGGGACGATAAAGAATTCGAAGCCCTTGAATATACAGAAGTCGTCTATCATATCCACGTGACGGGTGACATAGGACTGAAGGAGATATTAGCCAGAAACGAGCCGGCAGAACGGTTCCTTCATGATTATGAACTGGATGAAGACGAAATAGAAAGATACTTATTCAAAATCAGTGAAGGGAACTATCTGATGTTCTATGCAGACCTGGATCTCATGGAACGGAGGGAAGAACAGCAGGAAAGGGAAGAAAGTGCAGAAGCGGATTTCAAAGGGGAAGTCAAAGACCCTGAATAG
- a CDS encoding YfbU family protein, translating into MGADDNGVNGLDSPLARLVLLNQFKIMSLLDSANWDSYCYYMDILTEGIQKKYPHVMEMISRDEVTMDVSGEVDLVLEIFNKVERSMGQLSEEVQDELSAGYHVHFNGFDSGSNVERHHFTYCNFLNRHKEIDIQKREGDIYNLSLHHYRQMILNHKSYEYMDLLSADEIRNVCIEKGHEMEMLRPKNLNITDVGGLNALQVVKESGLGAKE; encoded by the coding sequence ATGGGGGCGGACGACAACGGAGTGAATGGGCTGGATAGTCCTCTGGCAAGATTGGTGCTCTTGAACCAGTTCAAGATTATGAGTCTCCTTGACTCGGCAAATTGGGATTCCTATTGCTACTACATGGATATTCTTACTGAAGGGATACAGAAGAAGTATCCCCATGTCATGGAAATGATCAGCCGGGATGAGGTGACTATGGATGTGTCCGGAGAGGTGGACCTGGTTCTTGAAATTTTCAACAAGGTGGAAAGATCGATGGGACAGTTATCCGAAGAGGTGCAGGATGAACTGTCTGCAGGCTATCATGTACATTTCAATGGGTTCGATAGCGGCAGTAATGTAGAACGTCATCATTTTACATACTGCAATTTTTTGAACCGGCATAAGGAAATTGATATCCAAAAAAGGGAAGGTGACATATATAATTTGTCGCTTCATCATTATAGGCAGATGATCCTGAACCACAAGTCGTATGAATATATGGACCTTCTATCGGCTGATGAGATTAGGAATGTCTGTATTGAAAAGGGGCATGAAATGGAAATGCTCAGGCCGAAGAATCTGAATATTACTGATGTGGGCGGCTTGAATGCACTGCAGGTGGTGAAGGAAAGCGGCTTGGGCGCGAAGGAGTAA
- a CDS encoding helix-turn-helix domain-containing protein encodes MEDISSKIRIRRKMMALSQGKLAEGITSQPAISRLENGKFTIRLDEFLDVMERLNLSIHDVFCNGDKTPDLIVRERLDDARSNQDYIKMAEILESESGGFWKQSPELDGYKYWHQGLVKQSKGEYRMALRLISTAIEKNQTNEWMYEAVAEMHLAKGNIYNMTDLGGLDSYKDALLFYEKSKKQSPGLVVKILYNLAVSLCEDNEHEKSLKYCNKALDILHKNDSTYLIVHILYMKLSALIHLRQYEEYTVLKEKNKIFFENYNEVELLNKLENYSARNIS; translated from the coding sequence TTGGAAGATATCTCAAGCAAGATCAGGATAAGAAGAAAAATGATGGCACTCTCCCAGGGAAAACTTGCGGAAGGCATTACCTCCCAACCCGCAATATCCAGATTGGAAAATGGAAAGTTCACCATACGTTTGGATGAATTTCTGGATGTGATGGAACGCCTCAATCTGAGCATACATGATGTATTCTGCAACGGTGACAAGACACCCGACCTTATTGTGCGGGAGCGATTGGATGATGCAAGATCAAACCAGGATTACATAAAGATGGCTGAGATTCTGGAAAGCGAGAGCGGCGGATTCTGGAAGCAGTCGCCGGAACTCGATGGATATAAGTATTGGCATCAGGGGCTTGTAAAGCAATCAAAGGGAGAATATAGAATGGCACTCCGCCTGATCAGTACAGCGATAGAAAAGAACCAGACGAATGAATGGATGTATGAAGCGGTCGCAGAAATGCATCTGGCCAAAGGAAATATATACAATATGACTGATTTGGGTGGTTTAGATTCTTATAAAGATGCCCTATTATTTTATGAAAAATCAAAGAAACAATCTCCGGGCCTGGTAGTGAAAATCCTATACAACTTGGCAGTCAGTCTCTGTGAAGATAACGAACATGAAAAATCATTGAAGTATTGTAACAAAGCCTTGGATATACTTCATAAAAATGACTCTACATACTTGATTGTTCATATATTGTATATGAAATTGTCCGCCTTGATACACTTGCGACAGTATGAAGAATATACAGTTTTGAAAGAAAAGAATAAGATTTTTTTTGAAAACTATAATGAGGTTGAATTGTTGAATAAATTAGAAAACTATTCAGCGAGGAATATTTCCTAA